Below is a genomic region from Cyprinus carpio isolate SPL01 chromosome B6, ASM1834038v1, whole genome shotgun sequence.
CTAATTACAGTACAAAAAACCAAAAGAGAACCTTTCGGTAAAAGAGAGCGTGGGatacaaaaagaacaaatgaGGCAGTGAGGGGGGAGgggaaataaagctgaatttagAACGCAAAGACAAACAAGCATTTTTACAGCAAATAGGGAAAGATGTAAATACAAGACGAGAGCGATTGAGAGAACAGATTGTAAGAACTCTGCTGTGGTGTAGGTTGGGTTCCTGTTGCTGAGACTAATGAACCCACTCGTAAATATTCTCCCTGTCTCAGCACTGATGTGGTGAGCGCTGATCTGGCTGTGCCCAACTCCAGTCTGTCTGCATCTAGTATATATGCATTAGGACCCGGATGAATTAAACACACACTTCTGTACAAAAATTTTGGAGTCAGGCAGggattcttttaatgtttttgttccaCATGTTCAcctaggctgtatttatttaactataaatacagtaaaatactgtgaaagatttttacaatttaaaataactcttttcttattttaaaatgcattcctgTGGTGGacaagctaaattttcagcagccattactccactcttcagtgtcacatgatcttccagaaatctttctaatattttGATTAGGTGCTcgagaaaaaataaatttaaaaacagatgtgttaatattttttatttgtggaaactttgatactTTTCTGGATTCTTTGCAAAATTTTGTAACACTGCATATGTATTAATGGCACTTTGATTAATTGaatacatccttgttgaataaattaatttaataaaaactgtgaACAGCTGTGTACAGTGTCGGGTACCTTTAGATATCAGTTCAAAATCTAAGTAGTTTAACTTAAATAACTCTGCTGCCTTAAGGATGTAGTATTTTGTTTGTCCAAATAAGGTCAAGTGACAACAATGTTAAAGATACAGTTtacttaaaaatctaaatttggtCATTATGCCATCCCAAGCCCATGtgactaaatttttttaatgaaacacaaTAGGAGAAATTCTAGAATACTTACTGGTTGCTTATTGACAACtgactggagctttcaagctttgaaaaagacacaaaagcagtttaaaatcattacaaatacaaatttgtCCAATATCATTGAAACTCCAGCTTTGATAGCTCAGACTATTATTGTCATTGTTCACTGACAATATTCCCTTCCAGGGATCTGGACAGGATCATTGAGTCGGTGAGTTGAACTCGAAAACTGGATCAGTCCAAGATGTGAACAAATAATTCAGACCGTTTGTTTGAACTGAATCAGCCAATCATGTTTTAAAGCTTGAAACCTCCAGTCCCCATTCATAGTAATTGCACAGATTcttctaaatgtttattttccaCGAATAAAGAAAGCCATatgggtttggagcgacatgagtgtgagtaaatatttctgggtgaactatttcttaaaaTAGGCctcataaaatgctaaataaatgaaaaccatATCATTGTAACCCCATGCAATACAGTGCAGTGTTGCTGCTGCAATAATAGTATGTAGCTTCCATTCTTCCACACGAGCCACACAGTGACCCACAGACCCTCCTTAGGGAGAACATTCCACAGTGTCTGAGGCTCACACTGGAGATGCTCAAAGCCAGAAGAATTCCATTTTCCCACTCCTTTAAACCATAGCTCATATGTCCTGTGTTCTAATCCCTGGAATTCTGGAGAGCTCATTTTCCATGCTGTGGTGTCCTCTGTGTATGcgttaaaatgaatattttataactCAGTGGTGGATTTACAATAGGCACAGATATATTATAACAGTAGTTATAACATTAGCATTCAGTTTATGGCACTAATGCATGCTTTCTTGATTGTGATGAGGAGGCTTTTAAGCATACACTCAGGTATGTGAAGAATGTTGACATTGCCATTTTTGGCCATTCCATTGAGAAATATCATAATAAGTAAAGCTGCGGCATAAAAAATTAGACAAACTACCAATAATCTCTAACAAATaagttaaagtaatagttcacccaaaaactatgTTGAATATGTTCAAGTACACACAAGTTACACTTCTGTCATATGGATAGTCATAGTAATATGGCTTATGTTTGTGGTGCTCGTTTCACAGTCAGACTTAGAAATTAAAAGTGCAGGGGTCAAAACTgcaccagatatatatatatatatatatatatatatatatatatatatatatatatatatatatatatatatataatatcttttgGTGCCAAAGAAACAGCAACCATTACACAAGTCGTCAGTGTatcatgatcattcagaaatcattctaatatcttttggtgccaaagaaacatttcctattattagcaatatttaaaagagttatgctgcttaacatttttgtggcatttattttgtaacactttaaatcagtttaatgaatcctagcttaataaaagtaataatttatttaaaaaaagatcatttctttcaaaaaagaaacaaaaaatcttacagactcaaaacttttaaactgtaacgTGTGTGTGCATAATGAAACAGTAACACATTTCCATGGCATCAGAGTTTACACACTTTCTGTACTCGTTTAACTGCAGCTGACACACAGCAACACTGACAGGATTGACAGCATCTCTCATATTCCAATACGTCACTGGTCTCTCTCTCATCTAGCACCACACATGCACTCTATCTCTCTGCATTCCTTCCTAACCTCTACGTCCTCCCACTCTCCCTTTCAACCTTACTCCTTCTCTCTTTCGCCCTCCCTCATTTCCCTTCTCTTCTCGTTCTATCAGACTGGAAGAGTCATCTCTCTTTCCTCCATCTGTCAGCACACCATCCCCTGTGTTTCCCATCTGTGTCAGGcagggagagagagatgcattCACCAGGGGCCAAGATGCTCAATGTCATCAAGTacatccccctctctctctcttgctatcTTCACGCAGATCACAGGTGACATAAACAACAAGCTGTTTGATTTCCTAAATACTTCCAGTGTTTTAAAGTCAGAAGTGATAATCATTTTGTAGTGATATgcaagtcatttatttctgtacatGTTTCTTTCAAAAAGTCTACACTGTCTCACACTACActggtgtgtgtgaatgaattgagtttgtgtgtgtgtgtgtgtgtgtgtgtgtgtgtgtgtgtgtgtgagtgtgagtgtgagtgtgtgtgtgtgtgtgtgtgtcactagACCGCAGCAGTCCAGGTCACAATGTGACAGTGTGAGGTTAAAGTTCACTGACAGTTGGCTCGCTGTAGCTCATGACTATTTGAGAACACTGTGAAATAGCATCAGGAGAACACTAAAACATTACATCAATTCTCTAAAACCCCATCTACTCTAGAATtgagttttatttgtaaaattaccTGGAAGCCACTATAGCCAGTGTTTTACCACAACTACAAATGTTTTATTGCAAGGAATTTTCAAACTTTTCGATGCTTTGTACTCTCCCTAATATGACGATCCCCTTGTGAGGGATTCCTTTCCAAACATATAAAAGTGgctttagatattttaatatatgaagacctatgtttaaaatattaaacaaaaaaaattgggcATAAGCCTATTCAGTTTGTATTTCTAACTGCTAAAAACAGAGCTGTCAATAGAATAAATACACTTCCATTTAAAAGATTGacctgtaaaatgttttaatattcttGAAGTCTGTTATgatcaacaaggctgcatttttttgttcCGTAGAaatcatattattacaatttaaaataactgtcttctattttaatatatttcaaaatgtttttttttcctgctctgAAGCAATTTCTTCAGTAGCTATTacttctgtcttcagtgtcaaatgatccttcggaattgttaatgttgaaaacagttgtgccacttaatatttttgtgaaaaccattatacatttttttctttgatgaatagaaagttcaaaagaacagcatttatttggattagattttttgtacaaatgtaaaagtctttaatgtcatgtttaatcaactgaatgcatctttttttataaaagtattaatttcctaaaAGAAAATGACTCCAAATATTTGAAGAGTAGTTTATATAATATTGAAAATGATAGTATTTAGAAATTAGATTGAAATCATAATAATGTACAATGCAGTGCAAGTGCTAAATGTGttaatcataattaaataatatcaaaagtTAGCAAGTTAATTATTATAGccctaaaaaatattatttgtttttgtaagataatattttttctcttaaaatttcTGTGGATCATCTTGTGATCTCCAGTCTGAAAACCTTCTAATTTCTGTTTTAAGCCTGTAAACAACATGTACACTTTAGATACACAAAGAGCACAgttaattgttttattgaattaCAGTTTTCCAAAGCATACCGATAATAAACACATATTTGGACAAAAATGTCAAGACATTGTTTTTAGCACCCTTCACCTTTTTTATCTGAAACCACATACAGGCTTGTCTACACAGATATGGGCTAATGTTAAGACCACAGACGTATATGCAGCAAATTAATAACCCTGCCTTGCAAAAATCAGAAATGCAACTGGCAGTAGCATAATCCATGACAGCTTTTGGGGCCTTTTGCAAAGTCTCCCACTCAGTAAAGAGCACCATAGCAACAACATCAGGGTCCATTTGCTTAATGGCACTGCATTCCACAGGGAAACAAGCTCATTTCCCTAACTACAACAATTCTTTATGCAACCGAGGGTGTATCGGCCCCAAGTGTTTGAACTTACAGTATGAAGCATGAACATTGAAAACAGCAGCAAATCTTTTACCAAAACTCAAGCCACTCATTCACATCAATAACATTACAGATATGTGGCTGCCAGAAATTCATTCGTTCATTAAAAACATAACTGCCTGTTTGACAGTTTTGAGGTCATGTTTCAACACACTATTTACTGTTTGGCAATGCGGTGAGAAATTATTTTGCTTCTGGTTGATTTCGTTTGTGGAATGTGGGTTGGGACCCTTCaaaatgagaaaacaacaacatgctgcAGGCTTCTTCTTGGGAGTTATGTTATGAAAAGATACAATCATAGTCAATATACAAGAGCTTTACACTGGAATTTTTCTATGGATATGTGACAGAAAAGATAAGCAATCAAAAAAGCCAGAGGCTTTATGTTTCCTAAAAAGGACTAACAAATTCACCATGTAGCATGAGAGTCATCTACACACATTTATAAAACTAGCacatattatacacattttttaactCTCTTTTGTCACCCTTCATTCATTTTATGCTTAAGATATAGAGTATACAGTAAATGTGGTTGAGGTTATTAAATACAATACAGTTTATAAAGCGATAATTCATTTGATGGAAGTAAATGAAATGAGTTGAGTTTATTAGTTTAATAGCTATGTATATGTAGAATTGGCTCTTACCATCTCCATTTTAAGTTTTCGGATCTTCTCATCCAGGCCCTTCTTCTCTATCTCATTATTGTCTGTCTGATGATGAGAGATCATTTTGTGCTCTTCTCTCATCCACTTCAGGAGCCCCTCTGGGGTCTTTCTTCCCACTTTCAACTCCAGATCCTTTAAATCTGGTACTGATTCACAGGTATTGCTCTCCTCCATGATTATAAAAAGGatctatttaaaagaaaagaggggAAAAGGAAAGCAAttgcttttgatttaaaaaaaaattagctccTTGACTAAGTTTTGAAGCATCCCACTGATATACAGTATTATGGCTAAAAAATCTCACGCAACACCCTGTGATTATTTGTAAACACATAGCAGACATTCAGTATTATTGCTGATATCCGCTTATGTCTGGtccaaaggagaaaaaaaacacgtCACATGCGTCAACTGAGCTGAACGCATCATCACACACGAGTGTTATACCTGATTAATATTCTAAAACATTCACACGACTGTTTTCTTTCCCAAACGTAGCCTGTGTGATCACCTGAGCATGATGCGATTCTCTCTGAAGATCGTCGTTCAGATGTATGCGATCTGCGTGCTGTTCAAACTCCTCGGTTGCGCTGATGATGCCATGACTGTGATGAGATAAACTGTGGATGTGATGCTCGGAGATGAAGTCAGGTTTGGAGAGGAGCTCTCTTCAAACTGAATGTCTGTCCTGATGTGCTCGAATCACACGGCTGCTGGACTGAATTCCACCTGCATGACAGCGAACGAAGCGCAGAAGTTCACTGCCGTAAACAACGGAGTAAACGCGACCTTAGAAATGAACAATTCACTCCCACGTCAACCTGGTAATAGGCCTGCTTTATAAAATAGTCCTTTGTTATACCTATATATCACGTGCAATTATAATTAAtcatggttacactttatttaaagtgttcttgttacagtgtaattatacatttaagtactgggTAATATTAGTTGACAGCAcgtaggttagggttagttagttagttgcatgtaattatggaTAATTTGCTGTTATTGATATAAAGTAGTAAGtatacatgtaacatgtaacaaggacactgtagaAATGAAGTGTTACCTTAATCACTATAATAGCTAGCTAATAACAATAGGTAGGCTAATGACAAGCAgctttacaaaattaatttaatccaaatattttgaatatgaatatgtattttaacTATAAACTATATTTAAGTTCTAGCCATATTTCCATGAAAATTTCCTTCATTTGAATCTGAATTTGATATGTGCCCTGGATGCACATGAAAACGAGAAACTAATCTGTCCTATTCTTAAGAAATAAGATGAAAAATTAACTGTACTGAACACAATGtctgcattaaataatttatgcgcaaaatgattattttgagaAGTTTCTCTTCAGACTGGAACTGTTGGATATCAAGCACCACACTGTCTGCTAAACACATCTTAGACTGACATTTAATATGTTTCCACTAAAATCCTATCCGTAATCTGCTTGCCAGCCGAGTCAGAACAGTAAATGGTGAGTTGACACTAtgtttccatataatgaaaaaagTTGTGGCCTGCACCGCATATTACCACATGGCTGATATGCATGGTCTGTTATTTGTGTAGTTACATATAGAAATGAAATGCAGCTTTAGACAAGAAGTATGAGTCCTTATTCTGCCTTGTGTCATACTTATGTTCTCTCAGGGCCAAGACTATGTCAAGATGACATCATTAAACATCTGCTAGCTTCACAATGAGGATCCCCCTCTGTTATAGTCATCAGAGACAAAAACAGAACAGGAGTGTGAGGAGAACAACCTCACACAACAGAGCCATATTTCCAGTCTGAGGTAAAAGTGTCACTGTTCGTTCATCTGCTTTAAAATGGGAGCTTAATATTGGGCCTAGCAATGAAATTTCtctataatttgaaaatattaaaactatatatataaataaaatctttatgcATTAAAGATTAAAGGTGCTGTGTAAGATATTTTTGAGATGATGAGCAACAGTAAGAATTTCAGAAATTCAGAAGATTTTTATCTACCTGAAACAGTTTTCATGTCATTTAAGACCCACAGTTCCTATGTGcatcatgtcacttttttttttttgttttgttttttttttttttaatgttctccaTATTTAGAGAAAGGATTCATTCTAGTGGTCATAATGGAAATTACATCTAAAATGGAAATTATGAACTGACTCAGTAAAACTTATATGTAGAATTGTGTTGGCTAAAAAGATCAAGGTGATTATTTCATAAAGGCTTTACCATATCtgaatattttagaatttatatgtagaagttttttttttaagcacaaatttaaaatgaagaagaaaaaatctaatcttctgtcatcatttaatcactgcatgtgacagattaaaaaaaaagcatcaataactaatatatatatatatatatatatatatatatatatatatatatatatatatatatatatatatatataaatatatatatatatatatatatatatataaagctcagGTTATtgtacaagtcatttcaacttGAATTACTTTAAACCAGCTTTAAAAATCTAGAtgaatttcaactttttaaacaaacaaataaaacatcctTAACTTATTCTGAGTTAgagtaatgtaaaaacaaaagtttccatgactgataatataattttatatatatccaTTTTTGGGTAAAGAACCAAAGGTCAGGAAgagtttatataaaaatgatcTGATAATAATTACCTATATTCAAGAGCACTCAAACCAGTTCAGATTACTCAGCACTCAGAGAATAATGATAAAGGAGATCTTTATCAAAATGCTCATCAGAACTTCCTCATGTCTGGTGACATTTATCTCACTCCAAAgaactttttttcacacacacagatcaagAAGCTGTGATATAGAAATAGCACTACACAatgcattttacttattttacatgCAGAGGATTGCATTTCTATCACAACTGGCAGTATTTAAAGTGGTGTTCTGTTTGGCCGATTCATGACTAATGGCAAACCCTACATGACACCAAGGTGTGTCACTTAAATTCAGAAAGCAAGACTCATTCTTTACACAGTTCCTGACGCAAACACCCATGTTGTCCTTAGAAATTAACATAGTTAATGTAAAAACCACAATGTTGGGGTGGAGAAACCTGTTACATGAAGCAAGAAAGCACATGTTTAACATCTTTCCTTACTCATGTCTCATTTCTCCTCCTCTTCAAACCTGTATTTCCTGTCCCACATATAAGTTGTTCTTTCTTAGTCAGGTATTGTCAGTAAGTGTGTGGGAAACAATGGAGGACAGCACAGAAGAAGACATTGAGTCTCTGATTGAGGGAATGGCCTATATCCCTGGCCACTTTCATTTGGAGCTCAATCTGAACGGTGAACCCAACGGACCAGTCACCCTTCGGCACCGGGACACCCAGCTTAAGCGCGAGAGCCTCAGGGCTGAGCTTGAAGCTGAGACGGGACGACTGCAGTATGCTGTGCGCAATATGCTGGGCCTGCTGGCCTTTCATGTAGATGAACTGGAGACAGCAGAAGAGGCCTTCCACAGCATCTGCAAAGAGGATCCAGAAAACCTCAATGCCTGGGCCAACCTGGGTTACGTATATGAACGCCTAGGTCGTGAGCAGGAGGAGGGAGAGTGCATGGAGCGTGTGGCTGCCCTTATGGGCCCAGAGATGGGGGAGAACCAGACAGACTGCAGGCTCAGGGTAGCACGGTGCTTGGCTGAACAGGCATATGCACATCCTAATGATGTGGAGCTGGAGAGGGACGAAGAGTTACGGGAGAGACTGACATCCGCGCTGATGTTATACAACCGTGCACTCGATAACGGAGAGGAACTGGTGAGCACTTCACAAATTCTTATGTACAGAGAGATAGTTCATACAGTACATATCATTATATTTTGGGGAAGTTATACCATGTGGTATTTTATAATTAAACTAGGCTtgttataaaaaggtaaaattttCTGAAATTTTGAGGCTCATTGACTTTGATATCTGGTCAGGAGGGTCCGCTGGGGTCTTTTTGTaactaaaggtttttcaaatattaataaccaGTGAAGtacttttattacaatatttttttgcaaataaaataattatgaaagaCATATCTACATTATGGTATCAGCTTTTGACACCCaaaaattttggaataattttttattcaattcattgtttatatgaattgcatttttgtgtgtttttgaatgagttatacattagtatatatataaCTCACCATATTTCGTTAAGTTTAAACTTTAGTTCACGCACTTCCTTTAACcctcaaaaacacaatacaatgcaaaattcaaaatacaaggAAAACACTTGTAATAACAAGGAAAGGGAAATTCCTTCGTATTAAAACAGTACATTGTTGTGTTACGTTGATTTATTTCTTACAGATACCAATAGAGGAAAAAAGAAGTTGGTATTTCAAAATGGCAACAATTTACATAAggtatttacaaaagtatttttcACACTGTTCAGCTTAATTTTTAACACATCATCAAACATCTGACTGCCTATCTAAGTATTTGAAGGAGCCATTATTTATCATAAACCAAGACAATAATAGGTTGATCTTaacctttgtttgttttaaaaggttAGATGGAATTGTAAGGGATTCAAAAGACATTGACCTCACAAGACTGAACTATTTCAACAAGGGCCTCAAACTTCTCACAGAGACTCTAAAATCTGACAACACACATCTCAAAGGTAATTTTCAtaagatttttaataaagcaATACACACAGTCAGCTTATGTTCACCAGCCTTTCCAGTTTTATGTTGTCACATGTCATGCTTGGCTCTTTAATGACCTCTTATCAGTGTCTTCTAGCAGATCTCAGATGTCAATAGAATCATTAAGATAATGTCTATGTTACTCTCATTACTCTTTAGCCCTGGCCTGGTGTTACATTGGTCTCATGCTGGAGCGGACAGAGGAGTTCTCCACTGTGCCAATGTCAGTTCATGACTGTGGTTTCTCCGGATCTGACCCTTTGACGTGTTACGGTTCGGTACTGTATGTCAGCCCTGTTAAAATGCAGAGCTTCTTATTGTGGTCAAACTAATAGATAAGATTCCAGTCTTGAAATTATTTGCACACATTTCCTCTGTAGCCACAACATGTATGGGTGTGACGTGTTGTTTCTTGACACAGGTGTTAGAAAGATGTGCTTAGGCTTATGTTTGATATGATTAAACATAAGCTGATAAATTGACATGCTGATGCATTAAAGCTAACAATACTATGACCATGTGAATAATAATGAAGGGTAAAAGACTCTAAATGATTAGATTTGTTCTCACTGCTGATTTCCACAGGCCATTAAGCTCGCTACGGATGATGCATTCATACTCAACAGACTAGCAAACGTGTTCTTCCTGTCAGGCAAACTAGAGATGGCCACAGGTATCTGTAACATGGCCCTAAGTGTCCTGACTGATGCAGAACTCAACTGGCAGGCTTACTGCACTCGTGCCAAGGTAagcaaaatactttttaatatgtatttctgtttttacatgtGCCTGTAAATGAAAGCACTCACAAATTGAGTATGTTAT
It encodes:
- the LOC109063256 gene encoding tetratricopeptide repeat protein 22-like; this encodes MEDSTEEDIESLIEGMAYIPGHFHLELNLNGEPNGPVTLRHRDTQLKRESLRAELEAETGRLQYAVRNMLGLLAFHVDELETAEEAFHSICKEDPENLNAWANLGYVYERLGREQEEGECMERVAALMGPEMGENQTDCRLRVARCLAEQAYAHPNDVELERDEELRERLTSALMLYNRALDNGEELIPIEEKRSWYFKMATIYIRLDGIVRDSKDIDLTRLNYFNKGLKLLTETLKSDNTHLKALAWCYIGLMLERTEEFSTVPMSVHDCGFSGSDPLTCYGSAIKLATDDAFILNRLANVFFLSGKLEMATGICNMALSVLTDAELNWQAYCTRAKLSVTTYAKDLDKAKCGQGGIPDRQILNEARADLERVLAVRPCLRTHMELGQVYYYMGVDALQESLLVDEMAINQALVSLSKALQCPLGSTISKLQLLRGRCLLLKGEEQNAIDCFRKALELEPPSVQDTTVLRCLLQAILVSFTQSGNDTSQVIIQLEDCLKQAEERYGANIVQTEMKALCRAHTDEVTELSKDLVRKGRLEVVRKLLKSVQPQGKKFLQGRSMSI